The window CAAAAGCATGTATCATCTCTTGCATTTCATTTCCTACAACATGTGATGCAACAGAAACAATACCATTACCTCCAATTGCCAACACAGGTATCGTTAAGCCATCATCTCCACTATATAAAGCAAAGTCATCGTTAGTATTAGCGATTATTTCTGTCATTTGATCTAAGTTTCCGCTTGCTTCTTTAACTGCGACGATGTTTTCAATATGAGACAAACGCACCACTGTTTCGGCAGTCATATTCACTACAGCTCTTCCAGGGACTGTATACAGCATAACTGGTAGCTTCGTTTCCTCTGCTATAGCTTTAAAGTGCTGAAATAAACCTTCTTGTGAAGGTTTATTGTAATAAGGCGTAACAAGCATTACCGCGTCTACACCGGCAGCTTCTGCTTGTTTCGTAAGAGCGATAGACTCTTTTGTATTATTACTTCCTGTACCTGCAACTACAGGCACTCTACCACCAACTACTTCTACAGCATGACGAAATAGTGCCAGCTTTTCTTCTTTTGTTAGTGTTGGTGATTCTCCTGTTGTACCAGCAATAACTAACGAATCCGTTCCATTTTCAATTAAATAATTAATTAGTTGTGTTGTTTTTTCAAAATCTATGTTGCCTTTATTATCGAACGGCGTTACCATCGCCGTTGCTACTTTTCCGAAGTTAATCATTTGCTTGGTACCTCTCCTTCGTGCATTGGTTTATTGGAATTAGTAGAATGATCACTGCCTAGATTAAAAGCCTGATGCAGTGCATTTACAGCGTTATTCAAATCTTCCTCTTTCACTAGTACCCAGATCGTAGTATGGCTATCCGCAGATTGTAAGATCTGAATACCAAGTTCTGATAATGCAGTAACAATTTTTGAAGTAACTCCAGGGACACCAGTCATCCCCGCACCTACTGTAGCAACCTTCGCACAGTGGCGAGTCACTTTTGGTGAATATCCAAGGTTTTCTAAAACGGAAATCGCTTTCTCCGTCATATCATTTGCAACCGTATATACAACGCTAGTAGGTGAAATATTGAAAAAGTCCACGCTAATTTGTTCATTCGCCATTGCTCTAAATACTTCTGTTTGTAAGTTATATTGCCCTTCTTTTGCAAACACTCTAATTTGTGTCACGTTTGACACATGTGCGATTCCAGTTATTAATCTTTCTTTTACATCCACTTTTCGATTCATTTTATCTAAACTTGTAACAAGTGTCCCAGGTGAATCACTGTACGTTGACCTTACCTTTAGTGGTATGCCTGCATTCATTGCTATTTCAACAGCTCTAGGGTGGATAACTTTTGCTCCTTGGTAAGCCATGTTGCAAATCTCATTATAGGTGACTACTGACAGTGACTTCGCATCTTTAACGATTCTTGGGTCAGCTGTCATTACACCATCCACATCAGTAAAAATCTCAATCCATTCTGCTCTTAATGCTGCTCCAATTGCAGCTGCAGAAGTATCACTTCCACCTCTACCTATCGTAGTTATATCTCCAGTTTTAGAAACTCCTTGGAATCCAGCTACAACTACAACGTCGTGTGATTCTAGTTCTTCTAATAATCGATCACATTTCATTTCTAATATTTTGGCATTTGTATGGTCATTATTTGTTTTAAAACCTGCTTGAGCTCCATTCAACGCAGAAGCGTGTAATCCGTTGCTATTTAGCATGTTACTAAAGACAACCGAAGAGATTATTTCTCCACACGACATTAGCATATCTACTTCACGCTTTGTTACAGATTTAGCTGGTTCAATTAAGCTAATTAACGAATCTGTTGCATATGGCTCACCTTTTCTGCCTATCGCAGAAACGACAACGACTACTTTATATCCGTTTTTTACAGCTTTGTTTATATGCCTTAATGCATGTTCTCGTGACTCGCTATCTCTAACGGAAGTACCTCCGAACTTTTGCACAACAATTTTCATGGTATGGCACCTCATTTTT is drawn from Bacillus alkalisoli and contains these coding sequences:
- the dapA gene encoding 4-hydroxy-tetrahydrodipicolinate synthase, producing MINFGKVATAMVTPFDNKGNIDFEKTTQLINYLIENGTDSLVIAGTTGESPTLTKEEKLALFRHAVEVVGGRVPVVAGTGSNNTKESIALTKQAEAAGVDAVMLVTPYYNKPSQEGLFQHFKAIAEETKLPVMLYTVPGRAVVNMTAETVVRLSHIENIVAVKEASGNLDQMTEIIANTNDDFALYSGDDGLTIPVLAIGGNGIVSVASHVVGNEMQEMIHAFENSELQKAAKLHQKLLPLMNGLFSAPSPTPVKTALQIKGMDVGGVRLPLVPLTESERNFVASLLK
- the dapG gene encoding aspartate kinase, yielding MKIVVQKFGGTSVRDSESREHALRHINKAVKNGYKVVVVVSAIGRKGEPYATDSLISLIEPAKSVTKREVDMLMSCGEIISSVVFSNMLNSNGLHASALNGAQAGFKTNNDHTNAKILEMKCDRLLEELESHDVVVVAGFQGVSKTGDITTIGRGGSDTSAAAIGAALRAEWIEIFTDVDGVMTADPRIVKDAKSLSVVTYNEICNMAYQGAKVIHPRAVEIAMNAGIPLKVRSTYSDSPGTLVTSLDKMNRKVDVKERLITGIAHVSNVTQIRVFAKEGQYNLQTEVFRAMANEQISVDFFNISPTSVVYTVANDMTEKAISVLENLGYSPKVTRHCAKVATVGAGMTGVPGVTSKIVTALSELGIQILQSADSHTTIWVLVKEEDLNNAVNALHQAFNLGSDHSTNSNKPMHEGEVPSK